One stretch of Brevibacillus laterosporus DNA includes these proteins:
- a CDS encoding glycoside hydrolase family 3 protein, producing MKRKQIFAYTSVSLILFACFFIPLLSKDRADSMRTTIASTNHPADLLFVQNLPETPKTYTTSQIQLQALHTYVDGHIKKAEAMLSWSSSNTHVATISREGLLTLQDKLGQTVILVSDGTFHDRLVLERTDEKSLKIIAEKHARYDVISRMLANMSVAEKVGQTLMPSFSMYKGQPFREVTPEIANMIKKLHLGGVILFKDSLDETKQIVQITDALQKTQHKYGLFIGTDQEGGIVSRLKHGTNMPGNMALGATRNTELARQAGRVMAEELLSLGINLDFAPTIDVNNNSKNPVIGVRSYGENPQLVADMGTSFIAGMQETGVVASGKHFPGHGNTSVDSHVGLPVISYGKKQLEQVEFIPFRQAIKQGVDSVLVAHIAFPQIESTTVMSSQKNKPVYLPATLSPKLIQGLLREELGYDGLVITDAMDMGGITQHFETVDASIRALNAGADIILMPPDVEKVSQGMQKAIMSGAITKERLDEAVRRILSVKIRRGIFLREQLLSVPTLQQIAEKSITSPAHKQVERAIAEQSITVVKNDGVLPLAPSPEQKIAVIGSRYTNEMTKAIQKYHPDTVSINISYQVTPEQQKEIDRADTLLFFPDATPDGLAGVLHPVNHLVKKEIQQKKKRVMVISTRNPYELTHFPKLPVYVAQYGYANASFQATADILFGKLKAKGKLPITIYDTSGRVLYPYGHGLSVLK from the coding sequence ATGAAACGAAAGCAGATTTTTGCATATACATCAGTTAGCTTGATTCTCTTTGCTTGTTTTTTCATTCCTCTTTTATCAAAAGACAGGGCTGATAGCATGCGAACGACAATCGCTTCTACTAATCACCCTGCGGACCTTCTTTTCGTTCAAAATCTTCCCGAAACGCCTAAGACATATACAACCTCACAGATTCAATTGCAGGCGTTGCATACCTATGTGGATGGACATATAAAGAAAGCGGAAGCGATGCTAAGCTGGAGCTCCAGTAATACCCATGTGGCAACGATATCAAGGGAAGGTCTCCTAACTCTACAAGATAAATTGGGTCAAACAGTTATTTTAGTGTCAGATGGTACCTTCCATGATCGCTTAGTTCTCGAAAGAACGGACGAGAAAAGTCTGAAAATCATTGCGGAGAAACATGCTCGTTATGATGTCATTTCGCGCATGCTCGCTAACATGAGCGTGGCTGAGAAAGTAGGACAGACATTAATGCCGAGCTTTAGTATGTATAAAGGTCAGCCTTTCCGTGAGGTGACACCCGAGATTGCGAATATGATAAAGAAACTTCATCTAGGTGGTGTCATTTTATTTAAAGATAGCTTAGATGAAACAAAACAAATTGTTCAAATAACGGATGCCCTTCAGAAAACGCAACATAAATATGGATTATTTATCGGCACTGATCAGGAAGGTGGTATTGTTTCACGCCTGAAACATGGGACAAATATGCCAGGTAATATGGCATTGGGTGCAACGCGTAATACTGAGTTAGCACGTCAGGCAGGACGAGTAATGGCAGAAGAGTTGCTCTCACTTGGAATCAATTTGGATTTTGCACCAACGATAGACGTCAATAATAATTCCAAGAATCCAGTTATTGGCGTGCGTTCTTATGGTGAAAATCCACAATTGGTGGCCGATATGGGTACTTCTTTTATTGCAGGAATGCAGGAAACAGGAGTCGTTGCTAGTGGAAAGCACTTTCCCGGACATGGTAATACATCAGTAGATTCGCATGTGGGCTTGCCAGTCATATCGTATGGTAAAAAACAGTTGGAGCAAGTAGAGTTCATTCCATTTCGTCAAGCGATCAAGCAGGGCGTGGATTCTGTGTTAGTTGCGCATATCGCTTTTCCGCAGATAGAGTCAACGACGGTGATGTCTTCTCAAAAAAACAAACCTGTATACTTGCCAGCAACCTTGTCACCTAAACTAATTCAAGGATTATTACGCGAGGAGTTAGGTTACGATGGCTTGGTTATTACGGATGCTATGGATATGGGAGGTATCACGCAACATTTTGAGACGGTGGATGCCAGTATTCGCGCTCTGAATGCTGGGGCGGATATTATTTTAATGCCCCCAGATGTAGAAAAGGTTAGTCAAGGAATGCAGAAAGCGATCATGTCGGGTGCTATTACGAAAGAGCGTTTAGATGAAGCTGTCAGACGGATATTGTCGGTAAAGATAAGAAGAGGAATTTTTCTGCGGGAACAGTTGCTGAGTGTTCCTACCTTGCAACAAATTGCCGAGAAATCCATTACTTCGCCTGCTCACAAACAGGTGGAACGAGCAATTGCCGAGCAGTCCATTACAGTTGTCAAAAATGATGGGGTGCTACCGCTTGCTCCCTCTCCTGAACAGAAAATAGCTGTGATTGGCTCGCGTTATACGAATGAAATGACCAAGGCAATCCAGAAATATCATCCAGATACAGTGTCGATTAACATTTCTTATCAGGTTACACCTGAGCAGCAAAAAGAAATAGATCGTGCGGATACCCTGTTGTTTTTCCCAGATGCAACTCCAGATGGTTTGGCAGGAGTCCTACATCCAGTTAATCACTTAGTAAAAAAAGAGATTCAACAAAAAAAGAAGCGAGTAATGGTGATCTCTACGCGTAATCCGTATGAACTGACTCATTTTCCAAAACTGCCTGTGTATGTGGCACAGTATGGATATGCAAATGCAAGTTTTCAAGCCACAGCGGATATTCTGTTTGGTAAATTGAAGGCGAAGGGGAAGCTGCCTATTACCATCTATGACACTTCTGGTAGGGTGCTGTATCCATACGGTCATGGGCTTAGCGTTTTGAAATAG
- the yidC gene encoding membrane protein insertase YidC, whose product MKAVRKSLPVFLLVAVVLLLSGCSNTAPITSNSPGIWDHFFVYPFSWLIQGAANFTDGNYGLAIIIMTLLIRTILLPLMMKQMKSGAAMRGLQPQIDKLKKKYSNSNQDPKQAQKMQMEMMELYKTSGVNPMAGCLPALVQMPILMAFYFAIRRMPEIADHTFMWFNLGHADPFYILPLLAAATTFFQTMLSTKMTPAMGANNMKIFYYMMPIMIFMAGMNLPSALPLYWVVGGVFSLVQTYILNRVYHAPLASSATTK is encoded by the coding sequence ATGAAAGCTGTACGTAAATCATTACCTGTATTTTTACTTGTTGCCGTGGTGTTGTTGCTTAGTGGGTGTAGTAATACAGCTCCCATAACATCCAATAGTCCGGGCATTTGGGATCACTTTTTTGTTTATCCGTTCTCCTGGTTAATTCAGGGCGCTGCCAATTTCACTGATGGTAATTATGGTCTAGCGATTATCATCATGACACTGTTGATTCGTACAATTCTCTTGCCTTTAATGATGAAGCAGATGAAAAGTGGAGCTGCAATGCGAGGACTACAACCGCAGATCGATAAACTGAAAAAGAAATATAGTAATTCCAATCAGGACCCGAAGCAAGCGCAAAAAATGCAAATGGAAATGATGGAACTGTACAAAACAAGCGGCGTTAACCCGATGGCAGGTTGTCTGCCAGCTCTTGTTCAAATGCCAATCTTAATGGCGTTTTACTTCGCAATTCGTCGGATGCCAGAGATTGCGGATCATACATTTATGTGGTTTAACCTGGGTCATGCCGATCCGTTTTATATATTGCCGTTATTAGCAGCAGCGACGACCTTTTTTCAAACGATGTTGTCAACTAAAATGACTCCAGCAATGGGAGCCAATAATATGAAGATTTTCTATTACATGATGCCGATCATGATCTTTATGGCAGGAATGAATTTACCATCGGCACTTCCATTGTATTGGGTGGTGGGTGGAGTGTTTTCGCTCGTGCAAACCTATATTTTAAATAGGGTTTACCATGCCCCTTTGGCGTCTTCTGCTACAACAAAATAA
- a CDS encoding sensor histidine kinase, which translates to MLKRLTSRMPTSLTWRLTVILTTAMTLFLLFMNLFVYMSTSNLVYEYEQKQLQKKVVTILNELQKATLGYKTTNLEAVKEVLLKYADVHQAILLETSNKKTLASVIGTGWTIEEIGDQENVISSMQTVQLPGFSDVLLLTIIQDNKQLRPIFRILIQILCWSAIATFVISAIGVYQLTQIGLQPLTQLIEQIRAKKAEDLRTRLPVITNDVEIKDLVIAFNSLLDRVEDSFSKQQQFIADASHEFKTPLAIIEGYARLLQRWGKHNPEVRDEALSAMLQECSRLFDLIEDLLSLAKLQDSTSGEAIFSIQDMVPLLEEIRSAWTTVFPKHLTLRFSWKAPLRLPMNTGKIRQLFDILLDNAKKYTEEGSVEVHVFSTEAWVEIHIRDSGVGIPDAERANVFERFYRVDKSRTREKGGSGLGLSIAKSIVDLHHGRIEMRRTSTGGTEVVVWLPC; encoded by the coding sequence ATGCTAAAGAGACTAACTAGTCGCATGCCCACTTCCCTCACATGGCGTTTAACTGTCATTTTAACCACGGCAATGACCCTGTTTTTGTTATTCATGAATTTGTTCGTCTATATGTCTACCAGTAATTTGGTCTATGAATATGAACAGAAACAATTACAAAAGAAGGTTGTCACGATTTTAAATGAATTGCAGAAAGCGACGTTGGGCTATAAAACTACCAATCTAGAAGCTGTGAAAGAAGTATTATTAAAATATGCAGATGTTCACCAAGCCATTTTATTAGAAACCTCGAATAAGAAAACCCTGGCCTCTGTGATTGGCACGGGGTGGACAATAGAGGAAATAGGTGATCAAGAGAATGTTATTAGCTCCATGCAGACGGTTCAACTACCTGGGTTTTCTGATGTCCTCTTACTAACCATTATTCAGGACAATAAACAACTTCGTCCTATTTTTCGGATTCTTATTCAAATTCTTTGCTGGTCTGCTATCGCTACCTTTGTCATCTCAGCCATAGGTGTCTATCAATTGACCCAGATTGGATTACAACCCTTAACTCAATTGATTGAACAAATTCGGGCAAAAAAAGCTGAGGATTTACGGACACGTCTTCCAGTGATCACTAATGATGTAGAGATCAAAGATTTAGTCATAGCATTTAACTCCCTATTAGATCGTGTAGAGGATTCCTTTAGCAAACAACAACAGTTTATCGCAGATGCCTCTCATGAATTTAAAACACCCCTCGCCATCATTGAAGGCTATGCACGCTTACTTCAGCGTTGGGGAAAGCATAATCCAGAGGTACGGGATGAAGCACTCTCTGCTATGCTCCAAGAGTGTTCTCGCCTTTTTGATTTGATTGAAGATCTGTTATCGCTTGCTAAATTACAGGATAGTACCTCTGGGGAAGCTATTTTTTCCATTCAAGATATGGTTCCTTTATTAGAAGAGATTCGTTCAGCTTGGACAACGGTTTTTCCCAAACACCTTACGCTTCGATTTTCATGGAAAGCTCCTTTGAGACTCCCTATGAACACGGGTAAAATCCGTCAACTATTCGATATCCTGTTGGACAATGCCAAGAAGTACACAGAAGAAGGCTCCGTAGAGGTACATGTCTTCTCTACGGAAGCCTGGGTCGAGATTCATATTAGAGATTCTGGTGTAGGAATTCCTGATGCAGAACGGGCAAATGTATTCGAACGTTTTTATCGGGTAGATAAATCTCGCACACGTGAAAAAGGGGGTAGCGGACTTGGCCTATCTATCGCCAAATCAATTGTTGATTTGCACCATGGACGTATTGAGATGCGAAGAACGTCCACGGGAGGAACTGAGGTTGTGGTTTGGCTTCCTTGTTAA
- a CDS encoding LysM peptidoglycan-binding domain-containing protein encodes MTIYVVRPGDSLYRIANRYNTSVEQIANDNDLNPQQMLVVGQSLVIVTPKQYRVQPGDTLYQIGIRFNVSIQQLVAANGLSASEPLYPGMVLIIPLAPKPMIEVNAYIEPRKDLAVTEQIAREAVPYLTYIAPFSYQIKRDGTLSLLALDDLPTIAASSGATLMMVITNLENHQFSAELGGEILNDEQKQDRLLDEITRKAKEYGFSDIHFDIEHLYPKDREAYNKFLRKARDRLHANGYLISTALAPKTSATQQGQWYEAHDYRTHGEIVDFVIIMTYEWGYSGGPPMAVSPIGPVRHVLEYALTEIPSKKIMMGQNLYGYDWTLPYRPGGQYAKVVSPKEAVNLARRYQQSILYDQVAQAPHFRYYDERGREHQVWFEDARSMRAKFSLLQELDLRGISYWKLGIPFKQNWVLLEQTFQIKKS; translated from the coding sequence GTGACCATTTATGTTGTTCGACCTGGTGACAGTCTGTATCGAATCGCCAATCGCTATAATACCTCTGTAGAACAAATCGCCAACGATAATGACCTTAATCCTCAACAAATGCTGGTAGTAGGACAATCGCTCGTAATTGTCACTCCTAAGCAGTACAGGGTTCAGCCTGGTGATACGCTTTATCAAATCGGAATACGCTTTAATGTTTCTATTCAACAATTAGTAGCTGCAAATGGACTTTCTGCTTCAGAACCTCTCTATCCTGGTATGGTCTTAATCATCCCTTTGGCACCTAAGCCCATGATCGAAGTAAATGCCTACATAGAGCCTCGTAAAGACCTAGCTGTTACAGAACAGATTGCTCGTGAAGCAGTACCTTATCTAACATACATTGCTCCATTTAGCTACCAAATCAAACGGGATGGTACTCTTAGCTTACTTGCATTGGACGATTTACCTACTATCGCCGCTTCTAGTGGGGCCACCTTGATGATGGTGATAACTAATTTAGAAAATCATCAGTTTAGTGCGGAATTAGGCGGAGAAATTTTAAATGACGAGCAGAAACAAGATCGCTTGCTCGATGAAATTACACGGAAAGCGAAGGAATACGGATTCAGCGACATTCATTTTGATATTGAACACCTGTATCCCAAAGATCGAGAAGCTTACAATAAATTTTTACGAAAAGCAAGGGACCGCCTACATGCAAATGGTTACCTCATCTCTACGGCACTTGCTCCTAAAACAAGTGCCACCCAACAAGGACAATGGTATGAAGCCCATGACTACCGTACCCATGGTGAAATAGTTGATTTTGTGATTATCATGACCTATGAATGGGGATATAGTGGGGGACCTCCTATGGCTGTCTCACCAATAGGACCGGTGCGTCATGTACTGGAATATGCGCTAACTGAGATTCCTTCCAAAAAAATTATGATGGGACAAAATTTGTATGGCTATGACTGGACGCTACCTTACCGCCCTGGGGGTCAGTATGCAAAAGTAGTGAGTCCAAAAGAAGCGGTTAATCTTGCCCGTCGCTATCAACAATCCATTTTATATGATCAAGTTGCGCAGGCCCCTCACTTTCGGTATTACGATGAAAGAGGGCGTGAACATCAAGTCTGGTTTGAAGATGCCCGCTCCATGCGAGCTAAATTTTCTTTGTTACAAGAACTGGATTTACGAGGAATCAGCTATTGGAAATTAGGTATTCCATTTAAACAAAACTGGGTACTACTTGAACAGACCTTTCAAATTAAAAAATCATGA
- a CDS encoding DNA-binding response regulator, with translation MSSPDNKGSFLLVEDEKNFARYLQLELMNEGYEVDVCHDGAIGLDKALQNEYDLILLDVMIPQLSGIEVCRRIRETGSEVPIVMLTARNEVPDIVAGLDSGANDYLTKPFAIEELFARIRANLRPVFAKNQEIIHLDSLEIQVQNRRVFRDTKEIQLTPREFDLLLYLANHQGQALTREQLLTAVWGFDFMGNTNVVDVYIRYLRNKIERKRSKKLIHTIRGVGYSLRVE, from the coding sequence ATGAGTTCGCCAGACAACAAAGGGAGCTTTCTCTTAGTAGAAGATGAGAAAAACTTTGCTCGTTATTTACAATTAGAATTAATGAACGAGGGCTATGAAGTAGATGTCTGCCATGACGGGGCAATCGGACTTGATAAAGCCTTACAAAATGAATATGATCTCATTCTGTTGGATGTTATGATACCTCAACTCTCCGGTATTGAGGTATGTCGACGTATCCGGGAGACTGGAAGTGAAGTACCGATCGTCATGTTGACTGCGCGCAATGAAGTTCCTGATATTGTTGCTGGACTAGATAGCGGTGCCAACGATTATCTGACTAAGCCTTTTGCTATCGAGGAATTATTTGCCCGAATACGTGCTAATCTTCGCCCTGTTTTTGCCAAAAATCAAGAAATCATTCATCTCGATTCTCTTGAAATCCAAGTACAGAATCGTCGCGTATTCCGTGATACCAAGGAAATTCAGTTGACCCCACGAGAGTTTGATCTATTGTTGTATTTAGCCAATCATCAGGGACAAGCCTTGACGCGGGAACAATTGTTGACGGCTGTCTGGGGGTTCGATTTTATGGGCAATACCAATGTAGTCGATGTGTATATCCGCTACCTGCGCAATAAGATTGAACGAAAAAGATCAAAAAAATTAATCCATACCATTCGTGGTGTTGGCTACAGTTTGCGGGTGGAATAA
- a CDS encoding MFS transporter — translation MIAFAIGSAVYGKISDMYGVKKLLIIGLSIYSGGSLFGLLTQASFPAVIVARVIQGAGASAVPALIMVIVARFIKAENRGKAFGMVGSMVAMGEGIGPAHKGKVDVLGALLLSIGVVLFTLSTTEDKWFYMLISLVLFLIFSLYTVAGFISMVPYMMRDVHQLSTGMIGGGILFPRTLSVIFFGILGGNLVDKRGNKFVLYLGVFFITLSFIVISLFVDKTPWLTSIMLILTFGGLSFVKTVISSSVAETLVSEEVRAGMGMLNLACFLSEGIGVAIVGGAIYTLTYSRK, via the coding sequence ATGATTGCTTTTGCTATCGGATCAGCCGTATATGGGAAAATATCCGATATGTATGGAGTGAAGAAGCTACTTATTATTGGTCTTTCGATTTATAGTGGGGGTTCACTCTTCGGTTTACTCACCCAAGCTTCCTTTCCTGCTGTCATTGTTGCTCGTGTCATTCAGGGAGCTGGGGCATCTGCTGTACCCGCTCTTATCATGGTGATTGTTGCAAGGTTTATCAAAGCGGAAAATCGAGGCAAAGCCTTTGGCATGGTAGGCTCAATGGTTGCTATGGGCGAAGGAATCGGACCTGCACATAAGGGCAAAGTGGATGTTCTCGGAGCATTGCTGCTTTCGATTGGGGTTGTCTTGTTTACCTTATCTACCACGGAAGATAAATGGTTCTATATGTTGATTAGCCTTGTCCTGTTTTTGATATTTTCCCTGTATACCGTCGCAGGCTTTATTTCCATGGTACCGTATATGATGAGGGATGTGCATCAATTGTCAACAGGAATGATTGGCGGAGGAATCCTGTTTCCCCGTACATTAAGTGTCATTTTTTTCGGAATTCTTGGTGGAAACCTGGTGGATAAAAGAGGAAATAAGTTTGTATTATATCTCGGAGTCTTTTTCATTACGCTTAGTTTTATTGTGATTTCTCTGTTTGTAGATAAAACACCATGGCTAACATCTATTATGTTGATACTGACTTTTGGTGGTCTCTCATTTGTTAAGACCGTGATTTCCTCTAGTGTTGCAGAAACACTCGTATCAGAAGAGGTCCGTGCTGGAATGGGAATGCTTAATCTGGCCTGCTTTTTATCAGAAGGGATAGGAGTGGCAATTGTTGGTGGGGCCATTTACACGTTGACTTACAGTCGAAAATAA
- a CDS encoding DUF1343 domain-containing protein, with protein sequence MDVRSIQRRTRLLQARRTCLLACLLLGTSLFSWGSTVLAYEAKEKQANHVLAGIDVLLLHPDLLTGKKIGLITNQTGVTKDLVSDVEALQQSGLNVVALYGPEHGIWGGKQDGVPTSILSVPTLSKKRGIPIFELYQKKPEQIAMLFASTDILLIDLQDVGVRYYTYASTLACVLEAAKLADKPVMVLDRPNPLGGARIEGPILEPKWNSFIGMMPIPLRHAMTMGELALFYNEEIMPNKLGGKADLRVIRMQGWKREMTWDQTGLLWVAPSPNLPTVDSVWLYAATGLLEGTNLSEGRGTTHPFEWIGAPFIDAHRLRADLEKENLPGVAIREAHMEPMFGKYKGQTIHGVQIYVTDRAAYDSTLTGVTLLQIIRKHYPQQFSWREDGWIHYLSGTRSLQEAIDRHALTPSSQDIQQMIQTWRAGVQPFLKKRQKYLLYLESGQEKSGESIRDEVDQAIKQAIQEKIMPGAVVAVVTRGKRKIERAYGHAYLYEDKEGKEVENPVKMTEKHLFDIASLTKLFTAVSIMQLVEKQILDVDMPVATYIPDFSSKGKQDITIRQLLTHTSGFAPSMRLYRVPGGREQRMKAVLKHGLKNKPGEKVVYSDLNYIVLGYLIEKVTGKRLDQYMQDNLFKPLGMKHTGFCPQVDKKKIAATEQQPWTSRDIIWGSVHDEKAWALEGVAGHAGLFSNADDLLRFADMILHNGKGKGKRILREVSVREMLSNQLSDASSKQMGLGFERDQSWYMGHGFVSTSVGHTGFTGTSLVINQQQQSIVLLLTNRVHPTREKPSLNALRQKIATLAAIEGE encoded by the coding sequence ATGGACGTGAGAAGCATTCAGAGAAGAACCAGGCTTCTTCAAGCTAGAAGGACATGCTTGCTAGCTTGTTTGCTGTTGGGGACCAGTCTTTTTAGTTGGGGTTCCACTGTTTTAGCATATGAAGCAAAGGAGAAGCAGGCGAATCATGTTCTTGCTGGAATCGATGTTCTCTTGCTACATCCTGATCTGTTGACCGGTAAAAAAATTGGACTAATCACTAATCAGACAGGGGTAACAAAAGATTTGGTTAGTGATGTGGAAGCGTTACAACAAAGCGGTTTGAATGTAGTGGCGCTCTATGGCCCAGAGCATGGGATATGGGGTGGTAAGCAGGATGGTGTTCCAACTTCAATTTTATCTGTACCGACACTTTCAAAAAAACGTGGTATCCCCATTTTTGAGCTTTATCAAAAAAAACCAGAACAAATTGCCATGCTGTTTGCTTCCACAGATATTCTATTAATTGATTTACAAGACGTGGGGGTGCGTTATTACACCTACGCCTCCACACTTGCTTGTGTGCTGGAGGCAGCTAAATTGGCAGATAAACCAGTCATGGTACTAGATCGTCCCAATCCGTTAGGCGGGGCAAGAATAGAGGGCCCTATATTGGAACCGAAGTGGAACTCCTTTATAGGAATGATGCCAATTCCTTTGCGCCATGCAATGACGATGGGTGAGCTTGCTCTCTTTTATAATGAAGAAATCATGCCTAACAAGCTTGGAGGAAAGGCCGATTTACGTGTGATTCGAATGCAAGGCTGGAAACGAGAGATGACATGGGATCAAACCGGACTATTATGGGTAGCTCCTTCTCCTAATTTACCCACAGTAGATTCCGTTTGGTTATATGCGGCGACCGGGTTACTAGAAGGAACCAATCTATCAGAAGGAAGAGGAACGACACATCCATTTGAATGGATCGGTGCGCCTTTTATAGATGCACATCGTTTACGAGCAGACCTAGAAAAAGAAAATCTCCCAGGGGTAGCGATTAGGGAAGCGCATATGGAGCCTATGTTTGGCAAATATAAAGGACAAACCATACATGGTGTGCAAATCTATGTAACGGATCGAGCAGCTTATGATAGCACCTTAACTGGGGTAACCTTATTGCAAATAATCAGGAAGCATTATCCCCAGCAGTTTAGCTGGAGAGAGGACGGCTGGATTCATTATTTATCGGGTACTCGCTCCTTGCAAGAGGCTATTGACCGTCATGCCCTAACGCCAAGTTCACAAGATATACAGCAAATGATTCAGACGTGGAGAGCAGGGGTACAACCCTTTTTAAAAAAACGTCAAAAGTACCTCCTGTATCTTGAAAGCGGGCAAGAGAAAAGCGGTGAGAGCATTCGAGATGAAGTGGATCAGGCGATCAAACAGGCAATCCAAGAAAAGATTATGCCAGGTGCTGTAGTGGCAGTTGTAACGCGAGGAAAGAGAAAAATAGAGCGAGCATACGGACATGCCTATTTATACGAAGATAAAGAAGGAAAAGAAGTAGAGAACCCGGTAAAGATGACGGAAAAACATTTATTTGACATTGCTTCTCTAACGAAATTATTTACGGCCGTTTCGATTATGCAACTGGTGGAGAAACAAATCTTAGACGTAGATATGCCAGTGGCTACCTACATCCCCGATTTTTCCAGTAAAGGAAAACAGGATATTACCATTCGTCAACTACTGACACATACATCAGGGTTTGCCCCTAGTATGCGCCTGTATCGTGTACCGGGTGGACGTGAGCAACGGATGAAAGCGGTACTTAAGCATGGACTAAAAAATAAACCAGGTGAAAAAGTGGTATACAGTGACCTCAATTACATTGTGCTTGGGTACTTGATTGAAAAAGTAACAGGTAAACGTCTTGATCAATATATGCAAGATAATCTATTTAAACCATTGGGTATGAAGCATACGGGATTTTGTCCTCAAGTGGATAAGAAGAAAATTGCGGCGACAGAACAACAACCATGGACAAGTCGAGATATCATCTGGGGTAGTGTACATGATGAGAAGGCTTGGGCCTTAGAAGGTGTGGCAGGGCATGCTGGATTATTTAGCAATGCAGACGATTTATTACGATTTGCCGATATGATTCTTCACAATGGAAAGGGAAAGGGTAAGCGAATCCTTCGGGAAGTTAGCGTACGCGAGATGCTCTCTAATCAATTATCCGATGCTAGCTCAAAACAAATGGGGCTTGGATTCGAACGGGATCAAAGCTGGTACATGGGGCATGGTTTTGTCTCAACAAGCGTGGGACATACTGGATTTACGGGCACTTCTTTGGTAATAAATCAACAGCAACAGTCCATCGTGCTGTTATTAACCAACCGAGTGCATCCGACTAGAGAGAAACCCTCCCTCAACGCTTTGCGCCAAAAAATTGCTACCTTGGCTGCAATAGAAGGGGAGTAA
- a CDS encoding peptidoglycan endopeptidase, with amino-acid sequence MYGSDATYNDVENLADKAGELDTDKSSKSKSSKTSQKATSASTGQKIIAAGEKYLGVPYKYASGRKDKSTMDCSAFTMWAYKEGAGINLGTGGARSQYKQGTPISRSELQVGDLVFFSTKKTMKYSKSSVERIGHVGIYAGNNKVLHTYGKGGVTYSNMSKGWWNDHFERAARF; translated from the coding sequence CTGTATGGCTCGGATGCTACCTACAATGATGTTGAGAATTTGGCTGATAAGGCTGGAGAATTAGATACCGACAAATCAAGTAAATCCAAATCGAGCAAGACGAGCCAAAAAGCTACAAGTGCTTCGACTGGTCAAAAGATTATTGCAGCGGGAGAAAAGTATTTAGGAGTCCCATACAAATACGCTTCTGGTCGTAAAGATAAGAGCACGATGGATTGCTCCGCATTCACGATGTGGGCTTATAAAGAAGGGGCTGGAATCAACTTGGGTACAGGTGGAGCACGTTCCCAATACAAACAAGGTACGCCTATTTCACGTAGTGAACTACAAGTGGGTGACTTAGTATTCTTCTCGACAAAGAAAACGATGAAATACTCTAAGAGCTCTGTTGAACGTATTGGTCACGTAGGAATCTACGCTGGAAATAACAAAGTTCTTCATACATATGGGAAAGGTGGCGTAACCTACAGCAACATGTCTAAAGGCTGGTGGAACGACCACTTTGAAAGAGCAGCACGCTTTTAA